A segment of the Mogibacterium diversum genome:
AATCCGAGATTACCATCCTCATCGGCACCTTGAGTTCACCTAGTCGACCTTTAATGTCTACGCAGATTCCCCCATCATGAACCTCTGTAATGACTCCCTCAACTTTGATTATCTTATCTCCGTAATTCATCTGTAATATCTACCTTTCGCAAGCAAAGATTAGTCGTACTTTTCCTTTCTCTTCTCACTGATTGGAAGTGACTGCTCGTTTTCTACTAGATCAATCTTTGTACCAGTAGCCTTCTCGATGAGCTCAACGTTGTTGTTCTTAACATTTACGTTGTATGCTCTCTCTGGAGCCTTAATCTCTTCACCAGCCATCTTAGCCTTCAGCATAGCAAGTCCACGGATAGCATCCTCTGTGCAGAGAGTGTTGCAAGCGAGAACTTCGTTCTCAATTCCGGACATGGACTTGTTATTGTCGATCATTGCATCGCAGTACTTGTTTCCTGTTACTAGAGCACCCTGTACAGCACAGAATGAGAATCCAACAACTGGAATTCCTCTCTTACCAATCTGCTCGATATGGGAAGTGAAGTCAACGTGGTTGTTTCCGAATCCTTCAGTTGTAACAAATGCACCGTCAACGCCCATGGACTCAACCATCTGACCAAGTCTTCTGGATACGTAGAACTTGTCGGAGTTAGCCTGAGGTGATCCAACAAAGATAACGCCTACTACGTCAATATCCTCATCATGTACAGCCTCAACAACTAGTGGCTCTCTCCAGTAGTGTCTGGACATTTCCTTTGAAGCAGGTCCGATACAAGTTAAAGCGTGGATGCAGCCATCGAGTACCTCGAGTGGGTTAGCCATTACTGGAACGTTACCTAGGTCAACGTTTGGCTTAGCTCCAAGTACGCCTACAGGATCGTTAGGGAATAGGAAGTTGTCGTGCATAGCACCCTGTCCCATGATTTCCTTAACAATAACAACCTTCTTCTTTCCAGGGTGTCTTGTCTGCTTAAGTGTTTGCTCCTCAGAAGGAGTAACATCCTTAAGGTCTCTTCTCATTGCTTCTCTGATTTCAGAAACTACGTGGTCTACAGCAGTGTGAACTGCGATAGGTCCTGGTCTTTCCATGTTCTTTAGGTTGTCGATAACAGCGTGAGCAACGATCATGATCTCACCCTTATCAACAGCACCTGGACGACCCCACATCATGTTCTCGTCGATGTAACCCTCGGATGAACCGAACTCACCAACCTGAACACCTTCTTCTGTAACACCAGTTACAACCATTACAACGCCATCGAGAACCTGAGTAACGCCCTCACCAAGACCCATATCGGAGTCTGCCTTTGTAGCGATTGGCTGGATATCCATTACTGTCTCTGTGTAAACGTGGTAATTATCTGGTGTAATTAGGCTAAGCTCTAGGGACTGTACTAGCTTCTGTGCCTCAGCACCCTCTGTAGCTGCACTCTTACGAACGTAAAGTGTATCTCCCTCAATCTTAGTCTCGTCTCCAAGAACAACCTTGTTGATCTTGTAGTGCTTTCTTGTCATCTCTCTTAGAACAGTCTCAGTATGCTCTTCAACTGGAGCTGCTGCTACTGCTGGAGCTGCTGTTGCTACTGCCTGAGCTGGAGCTACAACGCTGCCACCAAGTCCTGCTGGGAGCTCGATGTCGATGTTCTTTCCCTCTCCTATGTGTAGCTTAATTGTTCCTGCTGCTGCAGCAACTGGAGCAACTGGAGCTGCAACTGCAGCTGGAGCTTCCTCTGCCTCAGCAACTGGAGCCTCTTCCTCTGCAACCTCATCAGCATCGTACTTATCAACGATGTCTGCTGTGATTGGAGTTAAAGAATCAACAGTTTTAGTTAGTTTCGATCCGTTTAGTACCTGACCGAGCTTGAGAGCTCCATCGACATTCAGCAGACCAGAATCAATTAGATCTGGGAAAATTGCTGGATCTTCGAAGTTAGCTGGCTCAAGAACAGTTCCCTCTTCTGCTCTGCAGCATAGTACCGCTGGGTCGTTCGCATGTTGTTTAGCTGTTTCAGCTGTGATTGACATATCGATCTTCCTCCTTGAAAATATTGCCTTTGCAAATGCAAAATTTTATATATTTATTCCGTCCGTGCTTCATGCGATCGGGCACATGAAGCACTCGGATTAAATATCAACTAGTTGTTCTCAACGTTATCTACTACGTTAAGATCCTGATCAACCTGCTTAGAAACTCTCAGAGTTCTATATAGTGGATGATCAACCGCTCTCATGATGTGGTCTGTCTGGTGAATTACCTTTAGACCCATCTTAGGTCCAGAAGCCATTACAGTGTTCGAACAATCTGAGCAGTTTCCGATAATAATGTATTCACACTTATCCTTCTTGAACTGTAGGTTGTTTGATACCTGACCTGGGCAGTTTCCTGGTCTCTCGCACTTTCTTGAACCATTAGGCATTTCCTGTGCCTGCTTGCAGTAGCAGTGAGAAACTTCCTTTGCGTTGTACTTCTTGCAAAGTTCCTGCATTCTCTCATAGTTACCACCACATGCGCAAACGAGGATTCCCATGCTTGCTCCGTGTAAATCCATGAATGGCATAGAAACTAGGATAGCTCCTGTTGTCTTAGTGATAGGTGCATCTAATGTTGTTGACTTACCAGTGAAGGCACCACCCATTACGATTTCACCATACTCACCATCAATTCCACCAGCTCTCTCGATTAGAGCACCAACGCTTGTTCCAACTGGAACGTCCATAAATACGTGAGCATCGTGTCCTCCGTTGAGCTTACCTCTTACTGTGAGGTGCTTTAGGAATGATGGTTTTCTCTCATCTACAGCCTCAGCTACTCTTGAGCAAGTCTCACTGTTGATTACAACAGACTTTGCTGCTGATGGAAGCTGGCTTGGCTCTAGCTCAATACCTAGACATTCTCTTACTACAGCTCTTTCTTCACCCATTGGGTAGATGTCTGGTAGAAGATGTCTAGTGATATTTGGCTCATCCTTGAGACATTCGTCAAGGATTTCAACAGCCTTACGATTCTTCTTCTTAATAGCAATAATTGCCTTATCTGCTCCAGAGATTTCCATACAGAGCTTTACTCCACGGATAACCTTCTCTGGTTCTTCCTCAATCTGCTGAATGTTGTGCTTTAGTCCAGGCTCGCACTCAGAAGCATTTACAAGGATGTAACCACCATCCTCAAAATGAGCATCTAGCTTAACTGCAGTAGGGAATCCAGCTCCGCCCATTCCTACAACTCCAGCAGCCCTAACCATCTCAAGAGGAGTTCCTTCTTCGATAGGAACGAACTCGTCCTTCTGCTCTTCATCAGGCTTAATAACAATCATCTCGTCTGTTATTTCTTCAACAACGCCGTAAGCGCTGGAGAAGATATTTGCGCCGAGACCTGTTGGTTCTGCAATGAGGGTTCCCTTCTTAACTTTGTCACCAACTTTAACAATTGGAGCACAAGGTTTACCTACATGCTGTCTCAACAAAATCTGCAAATTTTCCATGACACAGTCTCTCCTTAAATATCTTTGACTCTACAAATCATTAATGCGTATCGTTCGAAAAGCCACACAAATAAAGGTAATGCGCACTCTTTTCTAGATTGATGATAACATAACGATTTATTTATTTCAATGATAATTGTTAGATTATCTATTGAGTTTTTCAATAGATAATTTTCTGTCATATCTTATCCTTTGTTATACAATATCTGCTTTTTTAGTCACATATTTAGTCACATATTTTAATCAGTAATTTCTATCGATATCAAAACTTTATTGAATTTTCTTGATAATCAATTCACAACGTTTTCGTTAAAACAAGATGGTTTCAGTGCATTTGAACTAACACTCATACCATCTGTGTTTTAATTTTGGTAATATGCATTTGTTATATTATTGACTTTTAATATTTACTGCTCTATAGTTTACTTAGGTGGCAATTATTTATTTTTATACTTATGTAACCTAAGGAGGTACATGATATGGCACTAACTGCTAAGATTGATTACACTAAGTACACTGACGCTATCAGAACTATAGAGGCTCACACTGAAGGTGAGTACTGCAGAGTAGCTCTCGATTGTCCAAAGACAGAAGGAAACACAATGATTGAGAGAAAGCATTACCTCGAAGAGCACTACGATTATCTAAGAACCGCTCTCATGTTCGAGCCTCGTGGACACCACGATATGTTCGGTGCTTTCGTTGTTGAGCCTTGCAATAAGGAAGCTGATTTCGGCGTATTCTTCATGGACGGTGGCGGATACCTCAACATGTGCGGTCACTGCACAATCGGTGTTGTAACAGCAATCCTTGAAGGTGGTCTAATGGAGATGAAAGAGCCTCAGACTGAGGTTGTTCTAGAAGCTCCAGCTGGTATCATCAGAACTGTTGCTGATGTTAAGGATGGCAAGGTTACCGGTGTAACTCTAACAAACGTTCCTTCATTCAGATATAAGAAAGATCTTCATGTTGAATTCGAAGGCAAAGACGTTGTATACGACATCTGCTTCGGTGGTTCTTTCTTCGCTCTTGTTGATACAGAGAAGAACTTCGGAATCAAGGTTGGCCCTGACACAGCTGGCTTCCTAACAAGATTCTCAAGCTTCATGCTACAGGAAGTTAACAAGACCGTTTCCATACAGCACCCTGAGCTAGATATCACATCTGTAGACCTAGTTGAGAACTACTCAACAACAGATACCCCAGATGCAGACCTACGTAACCTCGTAGTATTCGGAGATCCTGCAGACCCTCAGCTAGACAGATCCCCATGCGGAACTGGTACATCAGCTAAGATGTCCCTGCTCCATGCACTCGGAGAACTTCCTGTTGGTAAGGAGTTCGTTTACGAGTCATTCATCGGAACTAAGTTCTACGGCATGATTCAGAGCGAGACAAAGGTTGGCGAGTTCGATGCAATCGTACCTCAGGTAAAGGGTGGTGCATATCTCTGCGGAGAAGCTACTTGGTTCATCGATCCAGACGATGCTCTAGGAAAGGGTTTCGTAGTTCCTAAATAGTATATAAATATGATTTATACTCATAATAAATACGGGCTGGCAAATGTCAGCCCGTATTTTTTCATCTCTTTATTTAAAATAAAGAGCCAGGCTAAGCCTGGCTCAAAGGAGTTGATCAATCTATCTATGCGGTAAAAATGATGGTTCTAAACTGGGAACTCAATTGCGATGTCTTTGCCCTCCCCGATATAGAGCTTAACAACGCCGCCAACAACTGACATATTAACGTTCTGTACTTGTCCACCAATTGAAGGTTCTGTCAATGCGCCAGCTTCTGCCACTTCTTCAGTCTCTTCAGCAGCCTCATCGACTTCTTCGTCGTATTTATCAACAATGTCTGGAGTAATTGGAGTTAGGGAATCAACGGTCTTAGTTAGCTTCGATCCGTTGAGCACCTGTCCAAGCTTAAGCGCTCCATCGATGTTAAGTAGTCCAGTATCAATTAGATCAGGAAAAATTGCCGGATCTTCAAAGTTTGCCGGAGTTAGTTCAGTTCCCTCCTCCGCTCTGCAGCATAGAACCGCAGGGTCATTCTTGTGCGCTTGCGCTGTTTCAGCTGTAATTGACATTACATACACCTCCATAAATTTTCATTTTCATTACGTAAAAGAGATTACCACCTACGGCATTTAATCTCAATAGATTTGCCTATAGGTAAAATCTATTTGAAGATGTTCTATTATTAGAGGTTTAAAATTGAAATAATCAATATCAAATTGAATGGTATTGCATCTACAAAAAGCAAAATACTGCAACTCAGCTGAGTTGCAGTATTTTGTGTGGTGCGCCCACAGGGACTCGAACCCCGAACCTTCACATTCGTAGTGTGACGCTCTATCCAATTGCGCTATAGGCGCTCAAAGCACTATAACAATTTAACATGGTATAGTGCTGTTGTCAAGTAAATTCAATGGTCTTACAAGCTTATCTTTCAATTTTACTTTTTTGACTGCGTGCCACTATGCCGAGTACTATCTCTCTTGGTACAAACTTTGAAGCAATTGCAGCTACTTTAACCATCATATTAGGAACTATGATAATCTTGCCCTTATCCGCTTCGTCTATGCAATACGATACACATTCACGCGCAGATATTCCCTTAAGCGAGAATTTCACGTTTGCAACATCGTTGAACTCTGTATTTACCGGCCCTGGGCAGAGCGCATGAACCTGGGCGTGGCTACCGAGGAGTTTCAGTTCTTCTGCAAGTGCATTTGTAAGAGATACGACATAGGATTTGGTCGCATAGTACGTCGCCATATACGGTCCTCCTGGCATAAGTCCAGCAACAGACCCTACGTTGATGATATGTCCATAATCCCGCTCTATAAAATGCGGCATCATCTGATGTGCGATGTAGTGAAGAGCCTTAACATTGACATCTATCATGTTTAAATCATTCGAAATATCGCTCTTATCAAATCTTCCCACCGCTCCGAAACCAGCATTATTGATGAGTATGTCTAAAGGCATCTCGCGCTTTGATTTGAGATGCGAAATAAGGTTCTCGCATTCATTTAAATCTGATAAATCCGCTGTTATACACTCACACTCTACGCGGTAATCGCTTGCGAGTTCCTGACCAAGGTCAACGAGCCTATCCTCTCTTCTTGCAACCAAGATAATTGAATATCCTTCGGCTGCAAGCTGACGTGCAAACTCCGCACCTATACCAGAGCTAGCACCAGTTACGCAAGCTAGTCCGCTGGACGGCTTATCGCACTTCTTATTGGGAATGCTAATGGTCTGCACATTCATTAGAATCTATTTCTCCTATTATTCTTGTATAGCAACATAAAATAGTAAATGCATAGAGCAAATAAAATTCCGCCGAGCACAACGCTTATTATGCGAATCATAGTAGCACCTTCTTTCGATAAATAGTATTAGCGACACTTAATAGCTTTGGTTCCACTTTCATAGCGAGTATCGCCTAGTTCTTAGAGTAGTATTTGCCCCTCTTCGGATAAACTTCCTTGATGGTTCCCTTGCGGAATTCAGCATTCAGCTGCTGAAGGTCATCTATCTGAGACTGCAGCACCTTCCCTATGTCCGTATCTATAATAAGCATACGAGCAGGAAGGGTGTGAGTTGTAACGATATTAGGATTATTAAACTCTTGCGTACCGTCTGGCTGGAGCGGATGGTATGGTTCGTGTTCAGATAGCGCCATAAACCAGGAGTTAAATATAAACGTATATCCGGCAATTCCAGTAGTCTTCTGATAAGCCTTTGAAATACCACCGTCGATAACTATAAGTTTACCTTCTCCCTTGATTGGGCTTTCTCCGTCCTTGATTTTAACCGGAACATGCCCATTGAGGATAATCCCTTTCGATGGGTCAAGATCGAAGTCACGGATAATTTTGATGCAGATGTCCTTATTCTTAATCAGCTTATAATACGGAACCGTGTGCTCCTTGTGAGTTGATTTATCTGCGATAAAGAGCCTCTCAAAGGTAGTCATCTTATCCTTTCCAAACAGCGGCGAATCTGGTCCGAGCCAGAGATACCACATTAGATTTGCAGCATCAGCCTTATCGAGTTCGCATCTAGGATTGAAATAGACTTCTCTTAGTTCCTGGTCAAGCTGTCTCATGAGCCCTGCCCCATGGTTTGTCTTACCAGCTATTGTAACTTCCATGAAATCGCCATCCTCCGTAAATGGGATGCATCCATGGAACAATAGGTTGCCATTGTATGTTGTAAAAAGAGCTCCGTGAGTATATAGAAAGTTAATGTGCTCCTGTAGCTTCTTGGAATTAGTTATAGATGCCTCAAGCGCAACCATTACCTCCTCCTCTTCAGGACTTAGCTTGTATGGATCTGCTGGGTCGATAGTAGGAAGGTTCGTATCCTTGATCGGATAAACTTCTCCGTAGCAATTAACTGTTCCCTCATCCAAATTAATCTTATCAAGCATCAACCTGTGATCAAGCTTGAACTCCGGATGGTTCATTATAGTCTGACCTTCAACCTTGAACTGGATAATCGCAATCATCTTGTGCATCTTAGCTGCAAGCTCTTCAGGAATTGGGTCAAATCTGTTCTTTTCGAGTACATGAGGCATAAAACCTGTACAAGGATCATCTCCATAAATCTGCTGCGCTCGTGTCGCTAGCGGACGCAGATTGATGCCATACCCATACTCTAGCATATCGAAATTATTGTAGCTAACGTTCATGCGAATGATATTTGCAATGCACGGTCTATTCCCGCACGCTGCACCCATCCACACAACGTCGTGATTACCCCACTGAATGTCCACACTCCGTCTAGACATGAGGAAGTCCATAATCCTGTGAGGTTTAGGGCCTCTATCAAAGATATCTCCGATGATATGAAGGTGATCGACAGCCAGTTCACTTATCGTATTAGCAATCTCAGTGATCAGCGTCTTGGCAATTTTAAATTCAATTACTGAATCAATGATTTCTTGATAGTATTTCTGTCTGTTATCATCATCATCTGCAAACATCAGCTCATCCATAATATAACCAGTATTATCAGGAAGAATTCTTCTAACCTTGGATCTGGTATACTTGTTAGATACTGCTCTGCAAATGATTATCAATCTATAAATAGCAGAAGAGCACCAAGCATTAAAATCGGCTTCATTTGCCTCTCTTCTCTTAAGTTCATTTATCGGATCGTATATGAGCGCCGCTAATTGCTCTCTATCTGTTGCGCTAAGAATCGCCCCAAAGTTCTCATCGATTTTCATCTTGATAGTACCAGATGCACTGCGCACAAAGTACTGAAACGCATCATATTCACCGTGAAGATCGCTTAGAAAGTATTCTGTCCCCTTCGGCAGGGCGAGAATCGCTCTAAGGTTAACAATTTCTGCATTGACAGAGCGATGATTTGGATATTTCTGAGCTAGCATCTCGAGATACTTATTGTTAGACATCGTGTTCCTCCACTCTCATGAGGTCTGCACCTAGACTCTTGAATTTTCCTACAAAATCTTCATATCCTCTTTCGATATGATATATCTCACTCACTTCAGTTGTTCCAGTTGCTACTAATCCTGCAAGTACCATTGCCGCACCCGCACGAAGGTCTGTTGATCTAACCTTTGCTCCATGAAGCTGCTTGCCTCCAGGAATCGTCGCCTCTCTGCTGTTATCTGTAGAAATGTCCGCACCCATACGATTAAGCTCAACAACGTGCATAAAACGATTTTCGAAAACTGTCTCTCTAACGACGCTAGTTCCCTCGACAGTAGTCAGAAATGCCATAAAAGGTGACTGAATATCTGTCGGAAAACCTGGATATGGCAGAGTTTTGATATCAGTCGCAACGAGATTTCCCTTAGTTGCATCTACGAGGATGCCCTCTTCATCGACATTTACCGAAACTCCGCATTCCTTTAGCTTGGCGATTATCGGTCTTACATGACCAGGAATACCGTTTCTAATGAGTACCTTTCCCCTTGTGATAGCAGCAGCTAGCATAAATGTTCCACATTCTATTCTATCCGGAATAACGGTGTGAATCGCACCTGAAAGCTCATCAACTCCAGTAATACGTATGGTATCTGTGCCGGCACCTTTAATTTTCGCTCCCATCTTGTTCAGCATATTGGCTAAATCGACAATCTCAGGTTCCTTGGCTGCATTCTCTAGAATAGTAGGCCCCTTGGCAAGCGCTGCTGCCATCAAGATATTCTCTGTCGCACCAACACTAGGAAAATCAAGGTAAATCGCATCACCTACAAGACCGCCTTTCGGTGCTTCGATTATGATACTCGAATTCTCTAGGTCCTCCGTCACGGTTGCTCCAAGAGCTTTGAATCCTTTGAGGTGAAGGTCGATAGGTCTCTTCCCGATAGTGCATCCTCCTGGAAGCGGCATAACGACCTTGCCACATCTTGCAAGAAGTGGACCCATAGCCATTGTAGAAGCTCTCATCTGGGACACGAGCTCGGCATCTCCTTCAACCGTAGTAATCTCAGCTGCATTGACCGACAGCTTACCTGGATCAGACATAGATACGACAGCTCCAAAGCTCTCGAGCATCTTGCGCATAACCATTACATCTGACAGGTCTGGGACATCATCGATCACACATGTGTCTGGAGTCAGCAGAGTCGCTGCCATGAGCGGAAGAACCGCATTCTTTGCTCCGCTAATTTTAACCTCTCCTTCTAAAGGTCCGCTATTGTTAACTAGTATCTTTGCCACTGAAATTTCTCCTTGATAAATAGATATAGAGATGCCGAAAAGCACCTCTTAAATAATTGCCTTATCTTATATAGTTATCTGCGTTTTCTCTTGCGAATCCTGTTAGGACGCTCGTAATTCATCTCGTCCATCTCATATCTATTCGCACGCTTCTTCGACTTTCTGCTGAATGACTTGAGTGCACCAGCGGCAGTTCCTACATTGCCTGCAGTCCTAATAATAGACCGGTTCTCATTAATTTTATCGCTCACACTCGTAAACATGTCAATCGCATGGTCTATCTGCTCATCAACCTGTTCAGTTCTAGCTGCTGCAATTGTTGTCATCCTCTTGGTATCAGCTAGCAACTCATCCACGTTTCTAAGCGTGTCAGCAAGCTTGATAGCCAATCTAATCAAGAAAATTATGAGTATAAAAAGTGCGATTAGCACTAGCAATATTGCCGCCTGCTTGATATCTAATGAGACTCTCATCATTCCCTCCTTCTACTCTTTAGGTAGTATATAAATTATACCTTAGGCATATTGTATGTTCAATCTTATAAATATACGATATCTCATATATTCCTTTATGATATTCATCTTTCATGCAGTTCTATAAATATATGCGTTTGATCAAATCTGTATATCCGGAGCCATCGGAATTGTAGACTGCAATCTCTGGCAGCATCTTAAGGTCAGGCTTTGCACCTGCTACTGCATGGATGAGAACCAGATTCGCTGGTTCATTGCTGCTCGGTACGACGAGTTGCAGCTCCTTGGGCTCCAGTGCTGCTGCTCGCAGGGCTTCGAAGATGTCCGGTAGGCGCGATGGTCTATGAATCATGTAGAAGTCGCCTCCGGACTTCAGAATCTGACTTCCACACTTTGCAAATTCAGTGACTCCAGCCGTGGTCTCGTGCCGCGCAATGAACTTTGCACTATCTTCGTTTGGAATCCCAGAACCACGCCTAAAGTAAGGTGGGTTGGTGACAACAGCGTCGAAAAAACCATCGTATCCATCAAGCTGAGAAACATCTGTGAGCACGAAGCTTATTCTATTCTCAAGAGCATTCATCTCACGTCCACGCATTGCTCTATCAAGAGCTATGGGGTTCCTTTCAAATCCTACAATCTCAGATATAGGGAGTTTATGTGCAAGTATAAATGGAATAATCCCATTCCCTGTCCCGAGGTCAGCTACGCGCATCTTGAGCCTACTCTTGACAGGTTTAGCACCGGTTTCGCCACTGGCAAAAGCTGATAGCAAAACCGCATCAATACCGTAGCTAAAGCCATCCCCCTGTACTACTTTAAATCCACCCATTCCTATATCATCGATTCGCTCTGGTTTTCTCTGCATATCTCAGGTCCTCACCATAAGGCATCTCAATATACCTAAACTAGTCACGCGTTAGCTCTTTAATCTCCTTCAGAGTCTCTTCGTCGAGGTCTCCTAGGTCATCATTTTTCTTGTGGTGGTGTTTCTTATCTATTCGCTTAATTTCTTTTTTGAAATAGATATTGTAATCAGGACCGAGCGTATCCTCTCCAGTTTCTTTATCCTCGACGATAAGTCTAGCTGTGACCTTTCCATTAAATAGATCGACGTTTACGACCTTAGCTATTCCGTCAGGAGTCTCGATGCGCTCTCCCTCATTAGGCATCCCCTTGCGGAGCTCCTGATAAGTCTTATTTTCAAAGTTTAAGCAGCACATAAGTCTACCGCAAGTACCAGATATCTTGGATGGATTGAGAGAAAGATTCTGCTGCTTTGCCATCTTGATTGAAACCGGCTGAAAGTCATTTAACCACTTGCTGCAGCAAAGCGGTCTGCCACAAATCCCTATGCCACCGAGCATCTTCGCCTCGTCTCGAACGCCAATCTGGCGAAGTTCTATTCTCATCTTAAACTGGGACGCAAGGTCTTTTACAAGCCCCCTAAAATCAATCCTTCCATCTGCTGAGAAGTAGAATATCACCTTTGT
Coding sequences within it:
- a CDS encoding tRNA1(Val) (adenine(37)-N6)-methyltransferase, whose protein sequence is MQRKPERIDDIGMGGFKVVQGDGFSYGIDAVLLSAFASGETGAKPVKSRLKMRVADLGTGNGIIPFILAHKLPISEIVGFERNPIALDRAMRGREMNALENRISFVLTDVSQLDGYDGFFDAVVTNPPYFRRGSGIPNEDSAKFIARHETTAGVTEFAKCGSQILKSGGDFYMIHRPSRLPDIFEALRAAALEPKELQLVVPSSNEPANLVLIHAVAGAKPDLKMLPEIAVYNSDGSGYTDLIKRIYL
- a CDS encoding PSP1 domain-containing protein, yielding MVEIIGVGFMKANKTYYFDPAGVSYELGELVIVETARGMELGHISIANCEIDESELVAPLKGVERKATKEDIQRYKDNLAKRDGAMKVCEEKILQHKLDMKLVDAEFTIDGTKVIFYFSADGRIDFRGLVKDLASQFKMRIELRQIGVRDEAKMLGGIGICGRPLCCSKWLNDFQPVSIKMAKQQNLSLNPSKISGTCGRLMCCLNFENKTYQELRKGMPNEGERIETPDGIAKVVNVDLFNGKVTARLIVEDKETGEDTLGPDYNIYFKKEIKRIDKKHHHKKNDDLGDLDEETLKEIKELTRD